In Risungbinella massiliensis, a single window of DNA contains:
- a CDS encoding Type 1 glutamine amidotransferase-like domain-containing protein: MKLLLTSAGVNNSTIHNALVDMLGKPIADSNALCIPTAMYGHPWVGPGVKAWQFISGNSENPMVDLGWKSVGVLELTALPSIDEDCWVPLVRETDVLLVAGGDALYLYHWMRQSGLADLLPSLDAVYVGMSAGSMVMAPNIGEEFVGWRPPTGGDKTLGLVDFALFPHLDHEMLPDNTLANAEKWAVGVSVHGYAIDDQTAIIVTDGAVEVVSEGQWKLFTP, from the coding sequence ATGAAACTTCTGCTAACTTCCGCGGGCGTCAATAACTCGACTATCCACAACGCGCTGGTTGACATGCTGGGCAAGCCGATCGCCGACTCCAACGCTCTGTGCATCCCTACCGCGATGTACGGACACCCCTGGGTCGGTCCCGGCGTCAAAGCCTGGCAGTTCATCAGCGGGAATTCCGAGAATCCCATGGTCGACCTGGGCTGGAAGTCTGTCGGCGTTCTAGAGCTCACAGCGCTGCCAAGCATCGACGAAGACTGTTGGGTGCCTCTTGTCCGGGAGACGGACGTCCTGCTGGTGGCGGGAGGCGACGCCCTCTACCTTTACCACTGGATGCGGCAATCCGGGCTGGCAGACCTCTTGCCATCACTGGATGCAGTTTATGTGGGAATGAGCGCTGGGAGCATGGTGATGGCCCCGAATATCGGTGAAGAATTCGTAGGCTGGCGTCCGCCCACAGGGGGAGATAAAACACTGGGTCTGGTGGATTTTGCGTTGTTTCCTCACCTAGATCACGAGATGTTACCGGACAATACCTTGGCCAATGCAGAAAAGTGGGCCGTCGGCGTCTCAGTGCATGGGTACGCGATTGACGATCAGACTGCCATCATAGTGACCGATGGGGCCGTTGAAGTTGTTTCCGAGGGGCAATGGAAGCTGTTCACCCCTTAA
- a CDS encoding tyrosine-type recombinase/integrase, translating to MFKINYLDQFEKWLLEEGKGKLTIEVYKRSVTQFIEWFEETNDTKFGPRDVTTLDMQDWKQHMQVGEKIAPATINKRISSLKVFWSFLIDSNLANVDITKKVKTKRSSKVSEAPRWLERKEVARILHAIESGTNEWKKARDKAMVLFMLKAGLRISEVKDLDLMAIDENHWRVTITAGKGGKWRLVPMNKDLINSYTEWKKIRGEVDCQQLFVTRKGTPITRQGIHDQLRKYFKVVEDKEVSAHCLRHTFCKSLIDQGVDIQNVASLAGHESIETTRRYTTASEKELRKAVALISDER from the coding sequence GTGTTTAAAATTAACTATCTCGATCAATTCGAAAAGTGGTTACTCGAAGAGGGAAAAGGAAAACTGACAATTGAAGTGTACAAAAGATCAGTGACCCAATTCATTGAATGGTTTGAAGAAACAAATGATACGAAGTTTGGTCCACGCGATGTCACTACTTTGGATATGCAAGATTGGAAGCAGCATATGCAGGTAGGTGAAAAGATTGCTCCAGCTACGATCAACAAGAGAATCTCCTCATTAAAGGTATTTTGGAGTTTTTTAATTGATTCAAATCTGGCCAATGTAGATATTACGAAGAAGGTTAAGACAAAAAGATCCTCCAAAGTAAGTGAAGCACCACGTTGGTTAGAGCGAAAAGAAGTAGCTAGAATTCTTCATGCTATTGAAAGCGGGACCAACGAATGGAAAAAAGCGAGAGATAAGGCAATGGTCCTCTTCATGTTAAAGGCTGGTCTAAGAATTAGTGAAGTGAAAGATCTCGACTTAATGGCCATTGATGAAAATCATTGGAGGGTAACCATTACTGCTGGGAAGGGTGGAAAATGGAGACTTGTACCTATGAACAAAGATCTTATTAATAGTTATACGGAATGGAAGAAAATACGTGGTGAAGTTGATTGCCAGCAGCTGTTTGTTACAAGAAAAGGGACACCAATTACAAGACAAGGAATCCATGATCAACTTAGAAAGTATTTCAAAGTGGTGGAAGATAAAGAGGTTTCAGCCCACTGTCTAAGGCATACTTTTTGTAAATCTTTGATCGATCAAGGAGTAGATATTCAAAACGTTGCATCATTAGCAGGTCATGAGTCTATTGAAACTACTCGACGGTACACAACTGCTTCCGAAAAAGAGCTCAGAAAAGCAGTTGCTTTAATCAGTGACGAAAGATAG
- a CDS encoding FecCD family ABC transporter permease, whose protein sequence is MIHPSIIKKQRMTLFILLFFITITIVIGTGLGYSSLSYDRLIPTLIGQGTFKEEFILFSIRLPRIFITLLAGMALALAGAILQGITRNDLADPGIIGINSGAGVAIAVFFLFFPINVGSFIYLLPVVAFVGALLTVCLIYLFSYKKYEGLQPVRFVLVGIGIATALSGVMIVLISSAEQEKVNFIAKWLAGNIWGTDWPFIWAILPWLVILIPFTLYRANRLNLLNMNEPTAISVGVSIEKERIVLLLTAVALAASAVSVTGGIAFIGLIAPHIAKALIGPRNQLFIPISILLGGWLLLLADTIGRNVVDPDGIPAGILVALIGAPYFLYLVLKN, encoded by the coding sequence ATGATACACCCATCTATCATAAAAAAACAGCGAATGACCCTCTTTATATTATTATTTTTTATTACCATTACAATCGTAATTGGCACAGGACTAGGATATTCCTCCCTATCGTATGATCGACTGATTCCAACCCTAATAGGACAAGGGACGTTCAAAGAAGAGTTTATTTTGTTTTCTATTCGACTACCACGAATTTTTATCACACTGTTGGCAGGTATGGCACTTGCATTAGCTGGAGCTATTTTACAAGGTATCACACGTAATGATTTAGCAGATCCTGGTATTATTGGTATTAACTCTGGAGCAGGTGTTGCAATTGCAGTTTTCTTTTTATTTTTCCCCATCAATGTTGGTTCCTTTATTTATCTACTTCCAGTTGTTGCTTTTGTCGGTGCTTTATTAACTGTTTGTCTGATCTATCTATTTTCCTATAAAAAATACGAAGGTCTACAACCAGTAAGATTTGTGCTAGTGGGGATTGGAATTGCAACGGCGCTTTCTGGGGTAATGATTGTCTTGATCTCATCTGCTGAACAAGAAAAAGTAAATTTTATCGCCAAATGGCTGGCAGGAAATATATGGGGTACCGACTGGCCATTTATCTGGGCTATTCTTCCTTGGTTAGTTATACTCATCCCATTTACTTTATACAGAGCAAATAGATTGAATCTACTTAATATGAATGAACCTACTGCAATCAGCGTTGGTGTATCGATTGAAAAAGAACGTATTGTGCTACTCTTAACTGCTGTTGCACTAGCAGCATCTGCTGTTTCTGTTACTGGTGGAATTGCCTTTATTGGACTCATAGCTCCACATATCGCAAAAGCATTAATAGGACCTAGAAATCAATTATTTATTCCCATTTCGATTCTTTTAGGTGGATGGCTACTATTATTAGCAGATACAATTGGACGTAATGTCGTTGACCCAGATGGGATCCCAGCTGGTATTTTAGTAGCATTAATCGGTGCACCCTATTTTCTGTATTTAGTATTAAAAAATTAA
- a CDS encoding ABC transporter ATP-binding protein, whose amino-acid sequence MVRLYTDNLNISYGERIIVKDLNIQIPDKKITTIIGSNGCGKSTLLKAITRIISYRSGAVILDGKNISKENTKILAKKLAVLPQSPESTSGLTVGELVSYGRFPYQKGFGRLTKKDYEVMNWALEVTGIKDFQFHTVDALSGGQRQRAWIAMALAQETEMLFLDEPTTYLDMHHQLEILELLQNLNMEQQRTIVMVLHDLNQAARFADYIIALKDGNIVKAGDCEEVMNHDVLKKVFHIDAEMGRDPRTNKPMCLTYNLLKGDCENEKKMASMSSPILSHYECM is encoded by the coding sequence TTGGTTCGCCTATACACAGATAACTTAAATATTAGCTATGGTGAACGTATCATTGTGAAAGATCTCAATATACAAATTCCAGATAAAAAAATCACCACCATTATCGGTTCTAATGGTTGTGGAAAATCTACACTTTTGAAAGCGATCACTCGTATTATTTCGTATCGATCTGGAGCAGTCATATTAGATGGCAAAAATATCTCAAAAGAAAATACCAAGATACTCGCTAAAAAATTAGCAGTTCTTCCACAATCACCCGAAAGTACGAGCGGTTTAACTGTAGGGGAACTTGTATCCTATGGTCGTTTTCCTTATCAAAAAGGCTTTGGACGTCTAACGAAAAAAGATTATGAGGTCATGAATTGGGCACTTGAAGTTACGGGTATAAAAGATTTTCAATTCCATACAGTAGATGCATTGTCAGGAGGACAACGTCAACGTGCTTGGATTGCAATGGCTCTTGCACAAGAAACAGAGATGCTTTTCCTTGATGAACCTACAACCTATTTAGATATGCATCATCAACTAGAGATTTTGGAACTCTTGCAAAACTTAAACATGGAACAACAACGTACTATTGTGATGGTCCTTCATGATTTAAACCAAGCCGCTCGTTTTGCTGACTATATCATTGCCTTAAAAGACGGGAACATAGTGAAGGCTGGTGATTGTGAGGAAGTTATGAATCATGATGTGCTAAAAAAAGTATTTCATATTGATGCTGAAATGGGTCGTGATCCACGGACGAATAAACCGATGTGTCTTACATACAACTTACTTAAAGGAGACTGTGAAAATGAAAAAAAGATGGCTTCCATGTCTTCTCCTATTCTTTCTCATTATGAGTGCATGTAG
- a CDS encoding DJ-1/PfpI family protein has protein sequence MSKKILIVTGDAVEALEVFYPYYRCLEEGYDVTIASPAVKKLHTVVHDFIEGMETFVEKPAYDLKSHAAFTDISPEEFDGLIIPGGRAPEYIRMNEAVTPIISHFFQENKPVGAICHAAQLLTVIPELMQGREYTAYPSCRPDVLACGAKYIDEQIHIHQNLVSGQAWPDLPGFMREFLSLLK, from the coding sequence GTGAGCAAAAAAATACTCATTGTTACAGGAGATGCGGTAGAAGCACTCGAGGTTTTTTATCCTTATTACCGTTGTTTAGAGGAGGGGTATGATGTAACGATTGCTTCTCCTGCAGTCAAGAAGCTGCATACAGTTGTCCATGATTTTATAGAGGGAATGGAGACGTTTGTGGAAAAACCAGCTTACGATCTTAAATCTCATGCCGCATTTACTGATATTAGCCCAGAGGAATTTGATGGCCTGATTATTCCAGGAGGTCGCGCACCTGAATATATCCGTATGAATGAAGCTGTGACACCTATTATCAGTCACTTTTTTCAGGAAAATAAGCCTGTTGGAGCAATTTGTCATGCGGCTCAGTTATTGACTGTTATTCCTGAATTGATGCAAGGGCGAGAATATACAGCCTACCCTTCTTGTAGACCTGATGTGTTGGCCTGTGGAGCAAAGTACATCGACGAACAGATACATATACATCAAAACCTTGTATCGGGTCAAGCTTGGCCGGATCTACCAGGATTTATGCGGGAATTTCTTAGTTTACTGAAATAG
- a CDS encoding LysE family transporter — MINDFLTYVLLGLSLTLPVGAVTIQMTKQGLRGGFWHGWSVGLGGMTVDLILFFFIYFGFSSIINPQGIQLLMRLLGFFFLLYLGIQNIQESSAALSVEATIEGKKSLLKSYFSGVMIAISPGYIVFWMGILGTVLASTITQKQSSNSFLFVASGIIVGILIHDVALSFFVHYSRQFLNQKAIKWVSIIAGILLIGFSVYFGYEFILELQSMVCTKKEGWFY; from the coding sequence TTGATAAACGATTTTCTTACATACGTATTGTTAGGACTTTCTCTAACCCTCCCTGTAGGTGCCGTTACGATTCAAATGACAAAACAAGGCTTAAGGGGAGGGTTCTGGCATGGATGGTCAGTAGGTTTAGGAGGAATGACGGTTGATCTCATCCTATTTTTTTTCATTTATTTTGGATTTTCTTCAATAATAAACCCGCAAGGGATCCAACTACTCATGCGGCTTCTTGGATTTTTCTTTTTATTGTATTTAGGAATTCAAAATATACAGGAATCCTCTGCAGCATTATCAGTTGAGGCGACCATTGAAGGAAAGAAATCACTATTGAAATCCTATTTTTCAGGTGTGATGATCGCTATATCTCCAGGTTATATTGTATTTTGGATGGGTATTCTAGGAACGGTACTTGCTTCAACGATCACACAAAAACAGTCTTCCAATTCTTTTTTATTTGTCGCGAGTGGTATTATCGTGGGCATATTAATTCATGATGTTGCTTTATCCTTTTTTGTGCATTATAGCAGGCAATTTCTTAATCAAAAAGCTATAAAATGGGTTTCTATTATTGCCGGAATTTTATTGATTGGATTTAGTGTTTACTTTGGATATGAATTTATTTTGGAATTACAAAGTATGGTATGCACTAAAAAGGAAGGGTGGTTTTACTAA
- a CDS encoding YdcF family protein has product MIYSAYSIWSFSKINQLHHADAAIVLGAAVWNDKPSPVLEERINHAIWLYQNGYVKKIIFTGASSVFNKKEMPESEVSRQYAIDRHVDPQDILIETKSIITEQNIRYAYEVAQKDGLKSFIIVSDPLHMKRSLAMAENLNMEAYSSPTPSSVYKTWKTKIPFFLRELFFYMGYSISASFLSFDGF; this is encoded by the coding sequence ATGATTTACTCTGCTTATTCCATTTGGTCTTTCAGTAAAATAAATCAATTGCACCATGCCGATGCAGCTATTGTGTTAGGTGCAGCAGTATGGAATGACAAACCTTCACCTGTATTAGAAGAGCGAATTAATCATGCGATCTGGCTTTACCAAAATGGGTATGTAAAGAAAATTATATTTACGGGAGCGAGTAGTGTATTTAATAAAAAAGAGATGCCAGAGTCAGAAGTGTCTAGACAATATGCAATAGACCGTCATGTTGATCCGCAAGATATTTTAATAGAAACGAAATCGATCATTACGGAGCAAAATATACGATATGCTTATGAAGTTGCCCAAAAAGATGGTCTAAAGTCGTTTATTATCGTAAGTGACCCCTTACATATGAAACGCTCTCTTGCCATGGCAGAAAACTTGAATATGGAAGCATATTCTTCTCCAACACCTAGTTCTGTATATAAGACTTGGAAAACAAAAATACCATTTTTCTTACGTGAACTGTTTTTTTATATGGGGTACAGCATAAGTGCTTCATTTCTTTCTTTTGACGGATTTTAG
- a CDS encoding FecCD family ABC transporter permease translates to MKEVSIVIKNQSPTLVGYKLILATLVLIGTFILACIFGAADTTIRDVWLALTSNVSGDKISIIREIRLPREIAGIFVGAALAVSGAIMQGMTRNPLADPGLFGLTSGANAALAITVAFSPTANYFDIMVACFTGAAVGAMIVFGIGAMTKGGFSPHRIVLAGAAVSAFLHAIAEGVGITFKISKEVSMWTAGGVIGTSWNQLQVIVPFVFIGIFISLLLSRQLTILSLNEETAVSLGQKTILIKTILFIIIILLAGASVALVGNMVFIGLLVPHMVRAIVGTNYRYIIPMSAILGAIFMLMADTLGRTITSPFETPVVAIVAMMGLPFFLFVVRKGGKEFS, encoded by the coding sequence ATGAAAGAAGTGAGCATAGTGATAAAAAATCAGAGTCCTACCCTAGTTGGATACAAACTGATTTTAGCAACTCTTGTATTAATCGGTACGTTTATACTTGCTTGCATCTTCGGGGCAGCCGATACCACAATTCGAGATGTATGGTTAGCACTTACTTCAAACGTTTCCGGTGATAAAATTTCTATCATTCGTGAAATTCGCTTACCACGTGAAATTGCGGGGATTTTTGTTGGAGCTGCATTAGCAGTATCTGGAGCTATTATGCAAGGTATGACTAGAAATCCACTTGCAGATCCAGGATTATTTGGATTAACTTCTGGTGCAAATGCAGCATTGGCAATTACGGTTGCATTCAGTCCTACAGCAAATTATTTCGATATTATGGTTGCTTGTTTTACTGGAGCCGCTGTCGGAGCAATGATCGTTTTCGGAATTGGCGCAATGACAAAGGGCGGTTTTTCTCCACACCGAATTGTATTAGCTGGCGCTGCTGTTTCTGCATTCTTACATGCGATTGCAGAAGGGGTTGGAATTACCTTTAAAATTTCAAAAGAGGTTTCGATGTGGACTGCAGGAGGAGTTATCGGAACTTCATGGAATCAACTCCAAGTGATTGTTCCATTTGTTTTCATAGGAATATTTATTTCTCTTCTCCTTTCGAGACAGCTTACCATACTTAGCTTAAATGAAGAAACAGCAGTTAGTTTAGGTCAAAAAACAATACTAATAAAAACAATTCTTTTTATTATCATTATTCTACTTGCTGGTGCTTCTGTTGCACTAGTCGGGAATATGGTATTTATTGGTTTGCTGGTTCCTCATATGGTTCGTGCGATCGTTGGAACTAATTACCGTTATATCATACCGATGTCCGCAATATTAGGAGCCATTTTTATGCTTATGGCTGATACCCTTGGTCGAACAATCACTTCCCCATTTGAAACACCTGTGGTAGCCATCGTTGCGATGATGGGTTTACCTTTCTTCCTGTTCGTCGTGCGTAAAGGAGGAAAAGAATTCTCATGA
- a CDS encoding iron-hydroxamate ABC transporter substrate-binding protein — translation MKKRWLPCLLLFFLIMSACSNETNNSAKDKNKSDTITYESENGPIEVPANPQRVVVLSTFAGNVMALDVNLVGVDSWSKMNPRFAEQLKDVKEVSDENLEKIIELNPDLIIGLSNTKNIEKLKKIAPTVTYSYGKVDYLTQQLEIGKLLNKEKEAQAWIDDFKKRAQAAGEDIRRKIGENTTVSVIENFDKQLYVFGDNWGRGTEILYKEMKLKMPEKVKEMALKDGYYALSLEVLPDFAGDYMIFSKNQDSDNSFQETETYQNIPAVKNKQLFEVNAKEFYFNDPLTLEFQLDYFIDRFLSK, via the coding sequence ATGAAAAAAAGATGGCTTCCATGTCTTCTCCTATTCTTTCTCATTATGAGTGCATGTAGTAACGAAACAAACAACTCTGCCAAAGATAAAAACAAATCCGATACGATTACATATGAATCTGAAAATGGACCGATTGAAGTTCCTGCTAATCCGCAACGTGTTGTCGTACTGTCTACTTTTGCTGGTAATGTAATGGCATTAGATGTAAATCTTGTTGGTGTAGATTCTTGGTCTAAAATGAACCCACGCTTTGCGGAACAATTAAAAGATGTAAAAGAAGTATCCGATGAAAACTTAGAAAAAATTATAGAGTTAAATCCAGATTTAATCATTGGTTTATCCAATACAAAAAACATCGAAAAATTAAAAAAAATTGCCCCTACTGTAACGTATTCTTACGGAAAAGTTGATTATCTCACACAACAATTAGAGATTGGAAAACTTTTAAATAAAGAAAAAGAAGCACAAGCTTGGATAGATGATTTCAAAAAACGAGCACAAGCAGCCGGTGAAGACATTAGAAGAAAAATCGGTGAAAACACTACTGTTTCCGTCATTGAGAACTTTGACAAACAGCTTTACGTATTTGGCGATAACTGGGGCCGTGGCACAGAAATTCTTTACAAAGAAATGAAATTAAAAATGCCAGAAAAAGTAAAAGAAATGGCTTTAAAAGATGGTTATTATGCCCTGTCGTTAGAAGTTCTTCCTGATTTTGCTGGAGACTATATGATTTTCAGTAAGAATCAAGACTCTGATAATTCATTTCAAGAAACAGAAACATATCAAAACATCCCAGCCGTTAAAAATAAACAACTATTTGAAGTAAATGCAAAAGAGTTCTACTTTAATGATCCATTAACATTAGAGTTCCAACTTGACTACTTTATTGATCGATTTCTTAGTAAGTAA